The region GACTGAAGTCCCCGCCTACAGTCACACCGTCGCTGCGCGACGGTCGTCGGGAACGGCCGGCACTGGTGCGACTGGAGCGTCGCGCAGCGACTGCAGGATCGTAGGCGGGGCTTTCAAGCCCCGACGCCGCCGCACGACGACATCAACATGCGATCGCCCTGCGCTCTGGGCGCCCGTCGTGCGGTGGCAACCGTGTTCCGGGTATATCATGCTCGGTCCGTGGAGCGTTGCGAGGGAGTGCCCGACGATGGTCGATCTGCCAGTCCAGGCTGTCGATGCCGACGCCCTGATCTTCGACGTGGGCGGCGTCTTCCTGATCCCCCACCCTGAGCCGGTCGCCGAGATGCTCGATCCGCACGGCATCGTCTTTGACCGGCTGCAGATCGAGCAGGCGCATTACGCGGGTGTGGTTGCGCTGGACGGCCACCTCGGCCCGAACGACATCCCTGGCCAGTACCTCGTGTCATTCCTGGAGGCGCTTGGCGTTCATGTGGATCACCGCGAGCACGCCCATGGCCTGCTCTCGCAGTTGTGGTCGATGCCCGAGCGCGACTGGTGGAGCCACCATGTACCCGGCTCGCGGGACGGCCTGCGGGCGCTCCACGAGGCCGGCCACACCCTGGCGGTCATCAGCAACGCCAATGGCCGCGTCGAGCAGCAGCTTCGCAGCTACGGCATCTGCCAGGTCGGCGAGGGGGCTGGCACGCCCGTCCGCGCGGTGATCGACTCGCATGTCTTCGGCGTCGAGAAGCCGGACCCGCGCATCTTCCATCATGTCTCGGACCTGCTGGGGCTGCCGCCTGAGCGCTGCGTCTACGTCGGCGACACCGTCCGCTACGATGTGCTGGGGGCGCGGGCGGCCGGCTTCCAGCCGTTCCACTTCGACCCATACGGCGTCTGCCGGAGCACGGATGTCCACCCGCACCTGCGCTCAGTGGCGGACCTCGGCAACCTGCTGGCCTGAGTCACCCTCCGCCAGCGGGGCGGGGCTTGATGGCACATTGTGCGGGAAGGGCTCTCACCCCCGAGCCTGCAGCACAGAGACCGTGGGACTACGGACGCCGCTTCGGCAGCGCTTCGCGTGCCCAGTCGCTGCGCTTCCACTCCGGCTCGGGCGGCGTCTCGTCGGCGTGCGGCACGTAGACCGAGCGCTCCACCAGCCGGTAGCGGTGGATGTAGCGCGGGCAGTTCGCGAAGATCTCGCGCGCCCGCACCCGCACGATCATCTCTGCGCCGGGGTACTCGGCCAGGAGCGGGTCCGCGAGGTCGATGGTGGCCTCGCCGTTGAGCCGGAGCCGTCGCCCGCTGTCGGAGCCGCCGCTGCCAGCATCGCCCCCGACATCGCCGCCAAAGTCGATAAACAGCAGCCCGACGTGCGGGTTGACCAGGGTGTTCCCCGCCGAGAGGTACATGCCGTTACCGTCGTAGCTGGGGAAGGCGATGGTCTGGTCGTCCACCACGCGCACGAAGCCAGGGTCGCCGCCCTTGTACGAGCAGTTGGGGCGGCCTTCGGCGTCGGCGGTCGCCAGGAAGAACATGTCGCGCGACTCGATGAAGGCGCGGTCGTCGTCGCGGATGCGGACGCTGCGCTCGGCGGCCCGCTCCGCGAGCTTGTCGGCCAGCCGCTCGCTGTCGAAATGGGCCTGCAACTCGCGGTTCCCCTGGTGGAACATCCCGCTCATGAGCCCGCCCTCCATCTTCTCGCCCTGGCTCCCCGGGGCCGACACTGTACCACCGCGGAGTGTCGCCTATGTCACAGATCAGGGCTGCCCGACGCGGAGCAGCCTCGGCGACTCGAAGTTGCAGTTGTCGACAACTGCGTGAGCGTGCCGGGACGGCGCGGCCAGTCGCTCATACAGTTCGTGCCCCGGTTGTCGAAAGCCACGGTAGCGCCGCTCCGCGGCCTCGCGGGAGCCGTACCATAGACCATCGCGCCGACAGGCCCGCTCCACCAGCATCTCGATATCGACTTGGAGCCAGATCACGTAGTCCCAGTGGCTTGCGAGCAGGGGGTGAAGCAGCGGGGTGCCGTCAACAATGGCCACTGCATTGTCTGCGATGTCATGCCAGACCGCTGGTGTTTCTTGATCGTTCCAGGTGGTGCGTAAATCTGTTCGGCAGCGACGGTCGCCGCCCGGCCCAAGCGGCTCCAGCACCCAGGCGCGGAAAATGTCGTAGTCGTACCCCTCGTCCCAGTACAGCCGCGGTGTCCACTCACCGATATGGGAGCGGTCACGATAGCCCTTGCAGTGGAAATCATCGATGTGGACACGCATGATCGAGCGTCCACGCGCCCCGACTTCCGCTGCAAGCTCGTCCGCAATGGATGTCTTGCCCGAGCAAGACCAGCCGTCAACTGCCACGCGGACCGGATGTCCGCGCTCGATTGACAACACAGCGTCGGCGAGCGCGTTGATGACCGTCTGGCGGCGGCTACCGGCTTGCTCGGCCATGCGCCGATTCTCCCAGTTGAGTCAGTCGGAGCTTTCACCCTTTCGGAAGAACTCTCTCCAGACTCGAAGGCACGGATGCCCTCCTCCAGCCGCGGCTCTTGCAAGCCGCGCTGCAGGGCACGCGCCAGCCAGCCTGACCGGTTGTTGCGTGAAGCTGCCGGAGTCCTTCGGCCTCGTCGTCGGACAGGTGAACGGATCGTGTGGGCATCGAGCCTCCAGCCGGTGCAGGAACGGGCCGCTTGCTTGAGTATACGCGCCGCCGTTCGCGCTCAGGCTGTCAACCGGTTGATCCCGTTGAAGCCTGCCGTCTTGTAGCACTC is a window of Chloroflexota bacterium DNA encoding:
- a CDS encoding pyridoxamine 5'-phosphate oxidase family protein; this translates as MFHQGNRELQAHFDSERLADKLAERAAERSVRIRDDDRAFIESRDMFFLATADAEGRPNCSYKGGDPGFVRVVDDQTIAFPSYDGNGMYLSAGNTLVNPHVGLLFIDFGGDVGGDAGSGGSDSGRRLRLNGEATIDLADPLLAEYPGAEMIVRVRAREIFANCPRYIHRYRLVERSVYVPHADETPPEPEWKRSDWAREALPKRRP
- a CDS encoding HAD family hydrolase, with the translated sequence MVDLPVQAVDADALIFDVGGVFLIPHPEPVAEMLDPHGIVFDRLQIEQAHYAGVVALDGHLGPNDIPGQYLVSFLEALGVHVDHREHAHGLLSQLWSMPERDWWSHHVPGSRDGLRALHEAGHTLAVISNANGRVEQQLRSYGICQVGEGAGTPVRAVIDSHVFGVEKPDPRIFHHVSDLLGLPPERCVYVGDTVRYDVLGARAAGFQPFHFDPYGVCRSTDVHPHLRSVADLGNLLA
- a CDS encoding uridine kinase, which translates into the protein MAEQAGSRRQTVINALADAVLSIERGHPVRVAVDGWSCSGKTSIADELAAEVGARGRSIMRVHIDDFHCKGYRDRSHIGEWTPRLYWDEGYDYDIFRAWVLEPLGPGGDRRCRTDLRTTWNDQETPAVWHDIADNAVAIVDGTPLLHPLLASHWDYVIWLQVDIEMLVERACRRDGLWYGSREAAERRYRGFRQPGHELYERLAAPSRHAHAVVDNCNFESPRLLRVGQP